Proteins from a single region of Rhodospirillales bacterium:
- a CDS encoding GGDEF domain-containing protein, protein MASDMIQNEYVQRDKVPAGKANRLELTREQSFLDGQHDIFDILASHQNSKELLNQNLSETAHFLELTKHVLRSAEQKISEQDRSLQALQSLNERDQLSGLLNRKGFSVLLAREVARTNRGHSVGGLLVMFNLENLQKIRSMHGMHTADLAVRLIASALESEIRDMDLAARTEDDEFILLFTDTTMSQALSRLQNMALRLNRLSLIWDEAEIRLSLSLGLKSYEKGARADAIFEGASDDLHRNRKYSAEVKRA, encoded by the coding sequence ATGGCTTCGGATATGATCCAGAATGAATATGTGCAGCGCGATAAAGTGCCCGCCGGTAAAGCTAACCGGCTTGAGCTTACGCGCGAGCAATCGTTTTTGGATGGTCAACACGACATATTCGATATTTTGGCCTCTCATCAGAATAGCAAAGAGTTGTTAAACCAAAATTTGAGTGAAACTGCTCATTTTCTGGAACTCACAAAACATGTGCTGCGCAGTGCCGAGCAAAAGATTTCCGAGCAAGACCGAAGCTTACAGGCGTTGCAAAGCTTGAATGAACGTGATCAACTCAGCGGGCTTTTGAACCGCAAAGGCTTTTCGGTTCTGCTGGCCCGCGAAGTCGCCCGTACAAATCGCGGGCATAGCGTCGGCGGGCTGTTGGTCATGTTTAATCTGGAGAATTTGCAAAAAATACGCAGTATGCACGGTATGCATACGGCGGATCTGGCGGTGAGACTCATCGCCAGTGCGCTAGAAAGTGAAATTCGTGACATGGATCTGGCGGCGCGAACGGAAGATGATGAGTTCATCCTGCTTTTTACAGATACGACAATGAGTCAGGCCCTGAGCCGTTTACAAAATATGGCCCTGCGACTTAATCGGCTTTCACTGATTTGGGATGAGGCTGAAATTCGTTTAAGCCTTAGCCTCGGCCTCAAAAGTTATGAGAAAGGCGCACGTGCCGATGCCATTTTTGAAGGCGCCAGCGACGACCTTCACCGTAATCGAAAATATTCAGCGGAGGTTAAACGTGCGTAA
- a CDS encoding LysM peptidoglycan-binding domain-containing protein, giving the protein MAEGKPEHQIHEIVWGDTLSELADRFGTTVDELVELNEIKNPDYIRAGDTLKLPEVEPEPEQTAAPEASASSEEQFVEPPVVETVEISAAAKPPVEQSASAAALTNGFNGESGAKAEMGTSSERQTSSSPASAGDAFSNAAEGEKNWAIRYGAEPFDAHVFTKINRLVGSETLDKLNDVGNDIFHGGFAAFGNHLYMEFGTLNDDGEFEVQRRIHSFTIADDGEGNKIIATENDGTLFTLASGGIIPFHEDPIYVMDHHKTKAGQLQSADDDFLFGEGATKIVAQNLTKREAMGIYNVALKGGTDYNDRNIPVDGANVNGNTMHAGLRSLVEAAAQTLGPEKMLDFNFDPSGWDAGLSYYNDLVEEGQKPSENMQIPQHTLSEYSTLQELEQEIVANEQKLAAQWQPSRDLAVNVNLTGKPDEKPELIPQHIKDFDPGPMA; this is encoded by the coding sequence ATGGCCGAAGGAAAACCTGAACATCAAATACATGAAATTGTCTGGGGCGATACGTTATCAGAGTTGGCCGACAGGTTTGGCACAACTGTTGACGAATTGGTTGAACTCAACGAGATAAAAAACCCTGATTATATTCGTGCAGGTGATACGCTGAAATTGCCGGAGGTTGAGCCGGAGCCGGAGCAAACAGCAGCGCCTGAAGCGTCCGCTTCTTCTGAGGAACAGTTTGTCGAACCTCCTGTTGTTGAGACTGTCGAAATCTCGGCTGCTGCGAAGCCGCCAGTTGAGCAGTCCGCATCTGCTGCGGCATTGACAAACGGTTTTAACGGTGAATCCGGTGCCAAAGCGGAAATGGGTACCTCTTCAGAACGGCAAACTTCCTCTTCTCCCGCTTCCGCAGGTGATGCGTTTTCGAACGCCGCTGAGGGTGAGAAAAACTGGGCTATTCGTTACGGCGCAGAGCCTTTTGATGCTCATGTTTTCACCAAGATCAACAGATTGGTTGGATCCGAGACTCTTGATAAGCTTAATGACGTTGGAAACGACATTTTTCACGGTGGCTTCGCCGCTTTTGGTAATCATCTCTACATGGAATTTGGGACATTGAACGACGATGGTGAATTTGAAGTTCAAAGAAGAATTCACAGCTTTACTATTGCCGACGATGGCGAGGGCAACAAGATCATCGCCACAGAGAATGATGGAACGCTTTTTACTCTTGCTTCAGGTGGGATTATTCCTTTCCATGAAGATCCGATCTATGTCATGGACCATCACAAAACAAAAGCCGGTCAGCTACAAAGCGCTGACGATGATTTTCTGTTTGGGGAAGGCGCAACCAAAATCGTTGCGCAAAACCTGACAAAACGCGAAGCCATGGGGATTTATAATGTCGCGCTGAAAGGCGGAACCGACTACAACGACAGAAACATTCCTGTTGATGGTGCAAATGTTAATGGCAATACCATGCATGCAGGGCTGAGGTCCTTGGTTGAAGCGGCAGCACAAACTCTTGGCCCTGAGAAAATGCTCGATTTTAATTTTGACCCCTCGGGATGGGATGCGGGGCTATCTTATTATAATGATCTCGTCGAAGAAGGGCAGAAGCCGTCTGAAAATATGCAGATTCCTCAACATACGCTGAGCGAATATTCAACCCTGCAAGAACTCGAACAGGAAATTGTTGCAAACGAACAAAAACTGGCTGCGCAGTGGCAACCATCCAGAGACCTAGCGGTCAATGTCAACTTGACAGGAAAGCCTGACGAAAAACCGGAACTCATCCCGCAGCATATTAAAGATTTTGATCCCGGGCCGATGGCTTAG
- the aspS gene encoding aspartate--tRNA ligase — protein sequence MHQYRTHTCAALRKTSVGETVRLSGWIHRIYDLGGVLFIILRDTYGITQCVVEEGSPLMAELEKWRVESVITIEGAVAARTQETINSKMPTGEIEIRIEKAELQSAADVLPFQVHEDDGAGEDIRLRYRYIDLRREKMQKNIRLRNAVTASMRKRMWDQGFQEFQTPILTASSPEGARDYLVPSRLHPGKFYALPQAPQQFKQLLMMSGFDKYFQIAPCFRDEDGRADRLAEFYQLDVEMSFVTQDDVHGAIQPVIEGVFEEFADFTGEKRKVQWLPSLPYKEAMLKYGTDKPDLRNPLEIVDVTEVFARDDVEFKAFKGTIAKGGVVRAIRAPKVADQPRSFFDKLNSWAQGQGAPGLGYVLFEAGEGPIEGKGPIAKFIPAAAQDELRKIAGLEDGDAIFFVCNLEGPAAKFAGAARDAICDALPEGHAAAREQGVYKFCWIVDFPMYELDEHTAKIEFSHNPFSMPQGGLKALNTQDPQDILAYQYDCVCNGFELASGAIRNHSPEIMEKAFGLAGYDRAFLEAKFGGMLGAMRYGAPPHGGLAFGLDRIVMLLADEPNLREVYAFVMNGQYEDQMMAAPSPVDEAQLKDLHLKLALPKKAVEADDKAA from the coding sequence ATGCACCAATACAGAACACACACCTGCGCGGCTTTGCGCAAAACCAGTGTCGGCGAAACGGTTAGGCTTTCCGGCTGGATTCACCGTATCTATGACTTAGGCGGGGTTTTATTTATCATCCTGCGCGACACTTACGGCATTACGCAATGCGTAGTAGAGGAAGGCTCGCCCCTGATGGCTGAGCTTGAAAAATGGCGCGTTGAAAGCGTTATCACCATCGAAGGGGCAGTCGCCGCCCGTACGCAAGAGACCATTAATTCGAAAATGCCCACCGGTGAAATTGAAATTCGCATTGAAAAGGCGGAGTTGCAAAGCGCGGCAGATGTGCTGCCGTTTCAGGTTCACGAAGACGATGGGGCCGGTGAGGATATCCGCCTGCGCTACCGCTATATCGATTTGCGCCGCGAGAAAATGCAAAAGAATATTCGCCTGCGCAACGCCGTAACCGCCTCTATGCGCAAACGGATGTGGGATCAAGGCTTTCAGGAATTCCAAACCCCCATCCTGACCGCCTCCAGCCCCGAAGGCGCGCGCGACTATCTCGTCCCCTCACGCTTGCATCCGGGGAAATTCTACGCCTTGCCGCAAGCCCCGCAGCAGTTCAAACAGCTTCTCATGATGAGCGGCTTTGATAAATATTTCCAGATCGCCCCATGTTTCCGTGATGAAGATGGCCGCGCCGACCGTCTGGCCGAATTTTACCAGCTTGACGTGGAAATGAGCTTTGTTACGCAAGATGACGTTCATGGTGCCATCCAGCCTGTGATCGAAGGCGTGTTCGAGGAATTCGCTGATTTCACTGGTGAGAAACGTAAAGTCCAGTGGCTTCCCTCTTTGCCGTATAAAGAAGCCATGCTCAAATACGGCACCGATAAGCCCGACCTGCGCAACCCGCTCGAAATTGTCGATGTCACCGAAGTCTTCGCCCGCGATGACGTTGAGTTTAAAGCCTTCAAAGGCACGATTGCAAAAGGCGGCGTTGTCCGCGCCATCCGCGCCCCCAAAGTCGCCGACCAGCCGCGCAGCTTCTTTGACAAGCTCAATAGCTGGGCGCAGGGCCAGGGCGCACCGGGCCTCGGTTATGTCCTGTTTGAAGCCGGAGAGGGCCCCATAGAGGGTAAGGGCCCGATCGCCAAATTCATCCCCGCTGCCGCACAGGATGAGCTGCGCAAAATTGCCGGGCTGGAAGATGGCGATGCCATATTCTTTGTCTGCAACCTCGAAGGCCCGGCGGCCAAATTCGCCGGCGCCGCGCGCGATGCGATTTGCGATGCTCTGCCCGAAGGTCACGCCGCCGCACGAGAACAAGGCGTTTATAAATTCTGCTGGATCGTCGATTTCCCGATGTATGAACTTGACGAACACACCGCCAAAATTGAATTCTCGCACAACCCGTTCTCCATGCCGCAAGGGGGCTTAAAAGCGCTCAATACGCAGGACCCGCAGGACATTCTGGCCTATCAGTATGACTGTGTGTGCAACGGCTTCGAACTGGCCTCCGGCGCGATCCGCAACCACAGCCCCGAGATCATGGAAAAAGCCTTCGGCCTCGCCGGGTACGACCGCGCCTTCCTCGAAGCCAAATTCGGCGGGATGCTCGGCGCCATGCGCTACGGCGCGCCGCCACACGGCGGGCTGGCCTTTGGCCTCGATCGCATTGTCATGCTGCTGGCCGATGAACCGAACCTGCGCGAAGTTTATGCGTTTGTGATGAACGGTCAGTATGAAGACCAGATGATGGCCGCGCCATCTCCGGTTGATGAGGCCCAGCTCAAAGACTTACATCTGAAACTGGCCTTGCCGAAAAAGGCCGTCGAAGCAGACGACAAAGCGGCCTAA
- the rnd gene encoding ribonuclease D, whose product MLITEQRPLEEFCASLKTCDFITVDTEFLREKTYYPKLCLIQIGHPNGEAAAIDPLDHDLDLAPVYDLLRDEKILKVFHAGRQDLEIFFNLTGTVVAPLFDTQIAAMVCGYGDSVGYENLVRSITGHSLDKSVQYTNWSNRPLSEKQIAYALGDVTYLVEVYEKLAVELEKRGRTAWVFQEEDILADPATYANDPYEAWQRVKVKSPKPKTLAVLRELAAWRERRAQEKDLPKSWVMRDETLADMAAQMPKDVKHLKKIRNMPGDLAESRHGKMLLYLINVALNSNPKNWPQPKKKKPVPPRVSATVDILRMLLKIQAAQHDVATKLLSSTEDLEAIAMEDDADVPALKGWRYEVFGREALAVKKGALAVGLKGSKIVKYKVDAQTDLWD is encoded by the coding sequence ATGCTTATTACCGAACAAAGACCCCTCGAAGAGTTTTGTGCGTCCCTGAAGACCTGTGACTTTATCACTGTCGATACCGAATTTCTGCGCGAAAAAACCTATTATCCGAAGCTTTGCCTGATCCAGATCGGGCATCCGAATGGGGAGGCTGCGGCGATTGATCCGCTGGACCATGATCTTGATCTCGCCCCCGTATACGATCTCTTGAGAGATGAGAAAATTCTCAAGGTTTTTCACGCGGGACGACAGGACCTGGAGATTTTTTTTAATCTGACGGGCACAGTCGTGGCGCCTTTGTTTGATACACAAATCGCGGCGATGGTATGCGGATACGGTGATTCTGTCGGCTATGAAAATCTGGTGCGTAGCATTACTGGACATAGTCTTGATAAGAGTGTGCAATACACCAATTGGTCGAACCGCCCGCTAAGCGAAAAGCAAATCGCTTACGCGCTTGGCGACGTGACCTATCTGGTTGAAGTGTATGAAAAACTGGCGGTGGAGCTAGAGAAGCGCGGGCGCACCGCGTGGGTGTTTCAGGAGGAGGATATTCTGGCCGATCCGGCAACTTATGCGAATGATCCGTATGAAGCCTGGCAGCGTGTGAAGGTGAAATCTCCAAAACCGAAGACATTGGCGGTGCTGCGCGAGCTTGCCGCTTGGCGAGAACGCCGCGCTCAAGAAAAGGATTTACCGAAAAGCTGGGTAATGCGCGATGAAACGCTGGCGGATATGGCGGCACAAATGCCAAAAGATGTTAAGCACCTGAAAAAAATCAGGAATATGCCCGGCGATCTGGCCGAAAGCCGACATGGTAAAATGTTGCTATATCTTATTAATGTTGCCCTTAACAGCAACCCTAAAAACTGGCCGCAACCGAAGAAGAAAAAACCCGTACCACCGAGAGTCTCGGCAACAGTTGATATTTTGCGCATGCTGCTCAAAATTCAGGCGGCACAGCATGATGTTGCTACAAAGTTGCTATCTTCTACTGAAGACCTAGAGGCTATCGCAATGGAGGATGACGCAGACGTTCCGGCGCTAAAAGGCTGGCGTTACGAGGTGTTTGGGCGCGAAGCTCTGGCGGTTAAAAAAGGAGCGTTGGCAGTGGGGCTCAAAGGCTCTAAGATTGTTAAATATAAGGTCGACGCGCAAACGGATTTGTGGGATTAG
- a CDS encoding histidine phosphatase family protein, whose amino-acid sequence MKRLLLLRHAQALPANGGQDFDRALSPKGLEDARALGQALRQRGLIPDYILCSSAKRTQQTCKESLFQTDEHKIHSSFSKDIYSASRGDLFHLIQNVRDNPATLMLIGHNPAIYELAVMLAAAGNDAVLARLSNGYQPASLSIIEAPIDDWAALDPDKCQIVDLLDPLDYNAPARPTRWT is encoded by the coding sequence TTGAAACGTCTGCTTTTACTTCGCCATGCTCAAGCGCTGCCCGCCAATGGCGGGCAAGACTTTGATCGCGCCTTAAGTCCGAAAGGGCTTGAAGATGCGCGCGCTTTAGGGCAGGCGCTTCGTCAACGCGGATTGATCCCGGATTATATTTTATGCTCTTCGGCCAAACGTACGCAGCAAACCTGCAAAGAGTCGTTATTTCAAACCGATGAGCACAAAATTCACAGCAGCTTTAGCAAAGACATTTATAGCGCCAGCCGCGGAGATTTGTTTCACCTAATCCAAAATGTGAGGGACAATCCTGCAACCTTAATGCTTATTGGGCACAATCCGGCAATCTATGAGTTGGCTGTTATGCTCGCTGCTGCTGGTAATGACGCGGTGCTGGCGCGGCTTAGTAACGGGTATCAACCTGCCTCTTTAAGCATTATTGAAGCGCCGATTGATGATTGGGCGGCGCTTGACCCGGATAAATGCCAGATTGTCGATTTGCTTGATCCGCTGGATTATAACGCCCCGGCGCGGCCGACACGCTGGACATAG
- a CDS encoding DNA replication protein, translating into MVKNGAAQQIPLDLALRPAHGMEDFLIGSSNAEAIAWIDRWPDWPAPLLVISGPAASGKTHLAAVWGEKTGATLINPDMLARHSAEDLAAKGERLVIDGIDLWIGDLEAETTLFHLYNIIREERRSLLVTSRMNPTQSDFVIADLASRFRAAPLATIKAPDDLLLGSVLIKLFSDRQLLVGNEVISYILPRMERSFLAARDIVENADKMAYARKRGVSIPLIRQVLTDLQSDLS; encoded by the coding sequence ATGGTCAAGAACGGCGCGGCTCAGCAAATACCGCTCGATCTGGCCTTGCGCCCTGCGCACGGCATGGAGGATTTTCTAATCGGCTCCAGCAATGCTGAGGCCATAGCCTGGATCGACCGCTGGCCTGACTGGCCAGCGCCTTTGCTGGTGATTAGCGGTCCGGCGGCAAGCGGGAAAACACACCTCGCTGCTGTGTGGGGCGAAAAAACCGGTGCAACGCTGATTAATCCCGATATGCTCGCTCGGCATAGCGCTGAAGATCTTGCCGCGAAGGGGGAGCGTCTTGTTATAGACGGCATTGACCTGTGGATCGGCGACCTGGAAGCTGAAACAACCCTGTTCCACCTTTATAACATTATCCGCGAGGAACGCCGCAGCCTACTTGTCACCAGCCGCATGAACCCGACCCAAAGCGATTTTGTGATTGCCGATTTGGCCTCGCGTTTCCGCGCTGCGCCGCTCGCCACCATTAAAGCGCCGGATGATCTGTTGCTCGGCTCTGTGCTCATAAAATTATTTAGCGATCGTCAATTGCTTGTCGGCAACGAGGTGATTAGCTATATCCTGCCGCGCATGGAACGCTCATTTCTTGCGGCAAGAGACATTGTAGAAAATGCAGACAAAATGGCATATGCACGAAAAAGAGGCGTATCCATTCCCTTGATTCGTCAGGTTCTGACGGATCTGCAAAGCGACTTGTCGTGA
- a CDS encoding AI-2E family transporter has product MNPRNHALFWSLAFAAFLGLVFIFKAVLLPFVLGLAIAYFLNPLVGALGRIKLGRGLAAMVILILFFIVVGTFLALLAPVLYKQSLQLIEDLPSYIDMVLVYLEPHMQRVSEVLGQENGADLKALLSKHSGSVAQVTKQLLQGMLAGGQAVLDMISVLVFTPIIAYFMMKEWMHITAWVEDLLPQQQKNTILDLLKQIDVKISGFVRGQISVAVILGLSYAIALTTAGLKYGFLIGLASGLLSIIPMVGSAFGLVISVAVAWFQTGDLTFVAIIAAIFLIGQIIEGNILSPKIVGESVGMHPLWVFFALLAGGSLFGILGMLLAVPVAAVAGVLLAFAITQYKTSPYYGQSKEPEKQPAKKPKKSSKKSSKKKEA; this is encoded by the coding sequence ATGAACCCGCGCAATCATGCCCTGTTTTGGTCTTTGGCTTTTGCCGCATTTCTCGGCCTTGTCTTTATTTTTAAAGCGGTGCTTTTACCTTTTGTGCTCGGTCTTGCCATCGCCTATTTTCTGAACCCGCTTGTGGGTGCCTTGGGCCGTATCAAGCTGGGCCGAGGCCTCGCAGCGATGGTTATCCTGATTCTGTTTTTCATTGTCGTTGGCACCTTTTTAGCGTTGCTTGCCCCTGTTCTTTACAAACAAAGCCTGCAATTGATAGAAGATTTACCTAGCTACATTGATATGGTGCTTGTCTATCTAGAGCCGCATATGCAGCGTGTTTCTGAAGTGTTGGGGCAGGAAAACGGTGCCGACCTCAAAGCCCTGCTTAGTAAACATAGCGGTAGCGTCGCACAGGTTACAAAGCAACTCTTACAAGGAATGCTCGCCGGTGGCCAGGCGGTCCTCGACATGATCTCTGTGCTTGTGTTTACCCCGATCATTGCCTATTTCATGATGAAAGAATGGATGCATATAACCGCTTGGGTGGAGGATCTCTTGCCGCAGCAGCAAAAAAATACAATTCTCGATTTGCTCAAACAAATTGATGTCAAAATATCCGGGTTTGTACGCGGACAAATCAGCGTTGCGGTAATTTTAGGACTCTCCTACGCAATCGCCCTAACGACTGCTGGCCTCAAATATGGTTTTCTTATTGGCCTTGCCTCTGGTTTGCTCTCAATAATTCCTATGGTTGGCTCTGCTTTTGGCCTCGTAATCAGTGTTGCAGTCGCATGGTTCCAGACCGGGGACCTAACCTTTGTTGCCATCATCGCCGCAATATTCCTGATTGGGCAGATTATTGAAGGCAATATTCTTAGCCCAAAAATTGTTGGCGAAAGCGTCGGCATGCACCCGCTTTGGGTCTTTTTTGCATTGCTGGCAGGCGGCAGCCTGTTCGGCATTTTGGGTATGTTGCTGGCTGTGCCGGTTGCCGCGGTAGCAGGCGTATTGCTGGCTTTCGCCATCACGCAATACAAAACCAGCCCCTATTACGGCCAGAGCAAAGAGCCGGAAAAACAACCCGCAAAAAAGCCCAAAAAATCTTCTAAAAAGTCCTCCAAAAAGAAAGAGGCATAA
- a CDS encoding DUF2066 domain-containing protein produces MVILYKTFAKARTALSVLGTCFFMLLTVPSTAQAFVESLFAVDNVTVDITAENALKAREQAFEEAQVKAFDILAARMLSENELKTFERPPVMSISTMIKDYEVSNEKLSSKRYIGTYKFRFEDRSVKRYFSGQGAQYTDVVSKPVLILPFLETGQGTILWSYQNVWMQAWSTVPDLSSGLVPLVVPLGDLGDVSDIGDDEALTYSRRALDNMLRRYDASEAVIAIAKAEGTALNVQLYRTDRTQPEYVHQIFERALPGQDPNQIYIRAVQSVKQVLRSDWKKKTVVDARQHGTIEARVSFASLQEWSDLQRRLQRVNGVSNIALKALSLKEACVEITFDGTIERLKLALEQADLYLNERRMQNNTGSMNTDYSQGMHGGFLDGNDKKVQTVYELTTRHMPQAAPYQEPSYQTPLRPNTPYPRPDNNAGQNQGQPYYQSQF; encoded by the coding sequence ATGGTCATACTCTATAAGACTTTTGCGAAGGCTCGTACAGCCTTAAGCGTACTTGGCACATGTTTTTTTATGCTGCTCACAGTGCCTTCCACTGCGCAGGCCTTTGTTGAATCCTTGTTTGCCGTTGACAATGTGACGGTCGATATTACGGCTGAGAACGCTTTGAAAGCCCGCGAGCAAGCCTTCGAAGAGGCACAGGTTAAGGCCTTCGATATACTGGCCGCACGCATGCTCTCGGAAAACGAGCTTAAGACATTCGAGCGCCCGCCGGTTATGAGCATATCGACCATGATTAAAGATTACGAGGTCAGCAACGAAAAACTGTCCTCCAAGCGCTATATCGGGACCTATAAATTTCGCTTCGAAGATCGTAGCGTAAAGCGCTATTTCTCCGGCCAGGGCGCGCAATATACTGACGTGGTGAGCAAACCAGTGCTGATTTTACCATTTCTCGAAACCGGGCAGGGCACAATTCTCTGGTCTTATCAAAATGTTTGGATGCAGGCATGGTCTACTGTGCCGGATTTGAGCAGCGGGCTTGTGCCTCTCGTCGTGCCTCTCGGCGATCTCGGCGACGTATCCGATATTGGCGATGATGAAGCGCTGACTTATTCGCGGCGCGCGCTGGATAATATGCTCCGGCGTTATGACGCAAGTGAAGCTGTCATCGCCATTGCGAAGGCTGAAGGCACAGCGCTGAATGTTCAGCTTTATCGCACCGATCGTACGCAGCCTGAATATGTGCACCAGATTTTCGAACGGGCTTTACCAGGTCAGGATCCAAACCAGATATATATTCGCGCCGTGCAGAGTGTTAAACAAGTCCTGCGCAGTGATTGGAAGAAAAAGACAGTGGTCGATGCCCGTCAGCACGGCACGATTGAAGCGCGTGTGAGCTTTGCCTCACTGCAGGAATGGTCGGATCTTCAACGCAGGCTGCAGCGTGTCAATGGGGTTTCCAATATTGCCCTGAAGGCGCTTTCCCTCAAAGAAGCCTGTGTCGAGATTACATTTGATGGAACGATAGAACGTCTAAAGCTGGCTTTGGAACAAGCTGATCTATATCTAAATGAGCGGCGCATGCAAAATAACACCGGGAGCATGAACACAGACTATTCGCAAGGCATGCACGGTGGGTTTTTAGACGGTAATGATAAAAAGGTGCAAACGGTATACGAACTCACGACTCGACACATGCCGCAAGCTGCGCCTTATCAAGAACCCTCCTATCAAACGCCGCTACGCCCCAATACCCCTTATCCGCGCCCCGATAATAACGCTGGACAAAATCAGGGCCAGCCGTACTATCAATCGCAATTTTAA
- a CDS encoding phosphoribosylformylglycinamidine cyclo-ligase gives MSESAYKQAGVDIEAAAKLVENIKPHIAKTKRSGVMSGIGGFGALFDLKDTGYTDPVLVSGTDGVGTKIKIAIDSGVHDTIGIDAVAMCVNDIVVQGAEPLFFLDYFATGKLDTGVAEDVIKGVAKGCELSGCALIGGETAEMPGLYADGDYDLAGFTVGAVEREDIITGADIGDGDTLLGLASSGLHSNGFSLVRKIIESTQGFDYEASAPFAKGQTMAEALLTPTRLYVKSILAALTIRDDVGKPAIKGMAHITGGGLLENVPRMMPKGLCAEIDCTAWELPSVFKWLMEAGNLNANDMGTTLNAGIGMVVAVPKAYKDAVRTSFEENGERVYEIGRVTKGGAPIVLRNAEECWG, from the coding sequence ATGAGTGAAAGCGCATATAAGCAGGCCGGGGTGGATATTGAAGCAGCAGCCAAGCTGGTTGAAAACATCAAGCCGCATATCGCCAAGACCAAGAGATCCGGGGTGATGAGCGGCATTGGCGGTTTTGGCGCGCTGTTCGATTTGAAAGATACGGGCTATACCGACCCTGTTTTGGTTTCGGGCACAGATGGCGTCGGGACGAAGATCAAAATCGCGATTGATTCGGGTGTTCACGACACAATCGGGATTGATGCGGTGGCAATGTGCGTTAATGATATTGTTGTGCAGGGCGCGGAGCCGCTGTTTTTCCTCGATTATTTTGCAACAGGCAAGCTTGATACCGGCGTTGCGGAAGATGTGATTAAAGGCGTTGCCAAGGGCTGTGAGCTTTCAGGCTGCGCGTTGATTGGCGGGGAGACAGCCGAGATGCCGGGTCTGTATGCAGACGGGGATTACGATCTGGCGGGTTTTACAGTGGGTGCGGTTGAGCGTGAAGATATAATCACCGGCGCGGATATTGGCGATGGTGACACTCTCTTGGGGTTGGCATCTTCGGGGCTGCATTCGAACGGGTTTTCGCTGGTGCGTAAGATTATCGAAAGTACACAAGGGTTTGATTATGAGGCGTCTGCGCCGTTTGCAAAGGGCCAAACCATGGCCGAAGCCTTGCTCACGCCGACGCGGCTGTATGTGAAATCGATTTTGGCGGCGCTCACAATCCGTGATGATGTGGGCAAACCTGCGATTAAGGGGATGGCGCATATTACAGGCGGAGGGCTGCTGGAAAATGTGCCGCGGATGATGCCGAAGGGCTTGTGTGCGGAAATTGATTGTACAGCGTGGGAATTGCCGTCTGTGTTCAAGTGGTTAATGGAGGCGGGCAATCTGAATGCTAATGATATGGGCACGACCCTGAATGCCGGCATAGGCATGGTTGTGGCCGTCCCAAAGGCCTATAAAGACGCTGTGCGCACAAGTTTTGAGGAGAACGGCGAGCGTGTTTATGAGATTGGGCGGGTTACGAAAGGCGGTGCGCCTATAGTCTTGCGGAATGCTGAGGAGTGCTGGGGCTAG
- a CDS encoding phosphoribosylglycinamide formyltransferase, whose protein sequence is MSADKLNLAVFISGNGSNLQALIDACKDPDFPARIALVVSNRPGAYGLERAKKAEIPAITIDHKNYTSRSEFENALQDTLKDYPVDLICLAGFMRILSAGFVNRWTNKIINTHPALLPKFGGKGMYGEHVHRAVLDAGEPQSGCSIHYVIPEVDQGPVIVQKAVPVQAGDSVETLAARVIAQEHIAYPEAVRMIAEKQL, encoded by the coding sequence ATGAGCGCAGATAAACTCAATCTCGCCGTTTTTATTTCCGGTAATGGCAGCAATCTGCAAGCCCTGATCGATGCGTGCAAGGACCCTGACTTTCCGGCCCGCATTGCGCTAGTGGTTTCGAACCGGCCCGGAGCGTATGGTTTGGAGCGCGCGAAAAAGGCTGAAATCCCTGCTATTACAATCGATCATAAAAACTATACGAGCCGTAGCGAATTTGAAAATGCGCTCCAGGATACGCTCAAAGATTATCCGGTGGATTTGATCTGTCTGGCCGGGTTTATGCGTATTTTAAGCGCGGGTTTTGTCAATCGCTGGACGAACAAAATCATCAATACGCACCCGGCCCTGCTGCCGAAATTCGGCGGTAAGGGGATGTATGGCGAACATGTTCATAGAGCTGTTCTGGACGCTGGCGAGCCGCAGAGCGGTTGCAGTATTCACTATGTCATTCCTGAGGTTGATCAGGGTCCGGTGATTGTACAAAAGGCCGTGCCGGTTCAGGCAGGCGATAGCGTGGAAACGCTGGCGGCGCGCGTGATTGCGCAGGAGCATATCGCATACCCCGAAGCTGTGAGGATGATTGCTGAAAAGCAACTTTAA